AACTGTATCAAACAAGAGTTACGAACTTCTTTCTCATTgagaaatataaaaagaaacTGCATCTGTTTTAGCTCACTTGGAGAATTTGGGATGGTTTGACGAGTATGAGTTTTCATCTAGTTCAAAAATAGTTGACCACCAAGCAAATCCAATAACTCTAATTTGTCTTTGATAGATGAGAAGGATCCACTGGCTTCAAATGTTTGTGTGAGATCTAAAGGTCATAAACTAATCTTCGATAAAAATGTGAGATCCAATAGTTCAAAATTGTCTCCAAGAAACTTCTTGAGTAATAAGAAATTTTTTTGATAATTATCAAACAACAATCACACAGAACAACTTTCTCCCAAATTTTAATTCTAAGAGTAATCTCTCAAAACTTTTGTACTACTAACACTCTTTAATCTCATCCTCAAATTAGAAAATACGAAGAGAATTTAACTAAAATTGACACAATTAAGCTTAAATTTGTTTCTAATTGAAACGATCTTGAAATTAAACGGATGAACTTTTCTTATAATATTTATAGTTCATcactttcttgaaaaaaattcaacGTAAGTTATCTACACTTTTAATGTTTTGTCGAAACTCAACATTATGaattttaaaacataatatGTTAAGGATGTATTTAAGTAAAATTCAAAAGAAtcaactaaaaacaaaaatgaaagcTTAAAAACACGTTAgatactttttaaatttaatgacGTATTTCACAcgtaataataaattttaaaacttattagAAACGTTGAAAAGTCGAGCACAACCTTAAACCTTTTGACAATAAACTTGTAATTCAACAAATAAACAATTTAGTCCTCAAACATTTAAAATAGAATCTTAAAGATGtctaaaatttaagaaaacgTGAAATGAATTTTTGATCTAAAAAAAAGCTAAGTGCGTAGATTCAAAGTAaaccttttttattaaatttttgtaaaattgacCTATTCAACCCAACTTAAAAAGTTTGGTATCAAACTCTATtatttaaccataaaaataacattttaaaacagAAGAAGAAAGTTGAATCTTCGAGTACTAACATTTTCTTTAGAGCGATGATTATAATATGATAAATTGAACCTCCAACTTTTAAAAGCAGAGCACATAACAATACCCACAAAAGCTAGCTCTCTTTAGCTACCAATACCAATTTAAACGTACCTCTAAATTTGGTTTGGTTGAGACATATTTTCTAAGAAGTTAGTAGTTGAATTCAACACATTCATCTATTGAACTAAATAtgccaaaaacaaaaaatccaTAAACATTGCATTTTGTGTccattaaatttataattttaagaGATAACCCTTAAGGAAAGTTGTAATTTaagttaaaaattaaacttttcaataatgaaacttttatttattttaatttgaagtagataaaaaataaaatcccaAATTAAATGCAAAATGTCTTCTTCATCTGCCTCAcaaaaaacaattaatttttagttaataattgctaattaattaatccatttcttcttctcaACATTCTCTATTTATATTCCCTCTTCTTTTCGTTCTCTTCCCCTTTCTCCTCTCTCCGCCGCCGCCATTCTCGCCGGAATATCACCTCAATTTCTCCCATCGCCGGCAATGGACGGACCTAGATTCGTAATCGAAGCATCAGAAGCCGAAACCTTGGCCAAGCAATCAGCCCTCACAATTCCTCTCCTTCTTCCAACTCTCGTCAAATCGGCGCAAAGCTTAGCCCGCCCGCCGATCTCCAAATACCATGTCGGCGCCGTCGGTCTCGGATCATCCGGTAGAGTGTTCTTCGGCGTCAATCTCGAGTTCCCCGGCCTTCCTCTTCATCAATCTGTTCACGCCGAACAATTCCTCGTCACAAATCTCGCCCTAAACGCCGAATCTCACCTCAATTACCTCGCCGTCTCCGCTGCCCCTTGCGGCCATTGCCGTCAATTCCTCCAAGAAGTTCGCTCTGCCGCAGAGATCAAAATCCTCGTCTCCGATTCTGGTTCCGATTCCAAACCCAACGATTACGTTCCTCTCCCCCAATTTCTCCCCCACCGATTCGGCCCCTATGATCTTCTCGCTAAGGACGTTCCATTACTCCTCGAGCCCCGATTTAACGGCTTGTCTCTACCGAACGAATCCGCCGGAAACAATAAGCTCTGTAATGGCAATCATGGCGAGAATTTGGAGAAACTCAAACGCGCCGCCTTAGATGCCGCGAATATGTCCCACGCGCCGTACAGTAAATGTCCGTCGGGAGTTGCGCTAATGGACGACAATGGACGAATCTACAATGGACCCTATATGGAATCGGCTGCTTATAATCCGAGTATGGGGCCGGTACAGGCGGCGATAGTGGCGTACATCGCCGGCGGCGGTGCTGGGTATGAGAGAATCGTCGCGGCCGTGTTGGTGGAGAAGGACGGCGTGGAAGTGAAGCAAGAACGGGCGGCAAGGCTGTTACTGGAGACGATCTCGCCGGAGTGTGAATTTACGGTTGTTCATTGTATCGCTGCCGTGTGATGGTGAAGGTTTTAACTCGGAtgttaataaaaataaattcaaaattttagaattaatttttctaattaaaaaaaaaaaaaaaaagctctgTTGAGAAATAAATggatcgttttttttttaatgtttttttttttgtaaatttgaATCACAATTTCTGTGAAGTTCTTAGGTTATTGATGAATATGATGTAATATTGTAATGTaagaaattatataaaaatctctatttattttttattgattgtgttttttattaatattttcattcatggtaaaattttaagaaaaatatgaataaaagtAGTATTCTAACAATTTCAAATTAGTTTACAAACTATGAAATTGAACATAAAACTCATTTACTTAAATTTCTTGTCAAACCCAACAATAGACCTTTCCACGCATCATTCAAAAGAATAAAATTCAATAGATATCCATACACAATAAAATAATCGATGACAGTGccaaataaactaaaataaacttttgtagaaagttgaagaaattttcaaactatatgatataaaaatagaaataagaGTTCATAGAACCAAGAGAATAAACAAACAGAATTATCGTAAATGTTagtaaaaattgttgaaaatatttattttataaaaaaaatttatatccatataaatataaaatttcactatattttgtaaatatggttcattttgctatatttaaaataaattcaataaaaaagaaaaaacgaagAATAAGAATAGAATATAAATAAAGTTAGATGGATTGGAAGAGAATAATTGATGTTGTAATGTtctagaaaagaaaaggaaaaaacattGTATAATAGAAAATGTAACCATCCTATTTAATATGAGCTTCTAGATAAAATAGAGAATAAATATTTGGAAATCTCCcgtgaaaagaaataaaattttaatggTTTAAAATTGTGTCATAATTTTTAAAGTTCACCccaaaagggaaaaaagaaagatgcggacaaaatttaagttaattaaCATTAAAGAGTAAAAGTAAACAGATATAGGAAGAAACgtacattaaaagaaaaaacttaattaaatgaatcaatgaattaattaatcatgAAGCTAATTGGATACAATGAAATTTATTAGTAATATATAAAGTAAAAATTAGAATTTGTTTGGGGAAATAAGAATAAGatgcggcggcggcggtggcaAAGATGGTCGGAAGGTGGTGTGGTTGACGGCGGCGGGGAATATGATTGGTGGGAGGAAAGGTCCAATccaatattctttccaacttctATGGGGAACTGgttgtttttttatatatatatatatatatattcttgtATACAATTAAGTGTCCCCACACAGATCCAAAacccaataaataaataaataaataaataaataaataaatatatatatatatatatatatatataaattgtattttatatatatataaaaagatagCCTTTAAAAAGAATCATACAAGAGTTGGGTTTATGATAACGTCGatagttttatatatatttacaacCTTAACACGATTGCAATGACATAATTTGTTAGCATCAGGTTAACTGGAACTTTTCAAGTGAGATATTCATGTACGGTGTCGTGTTAGGATGTCATGGTCACCCTAATGCAATAACTAGCCAGTCCTATCGCGATCTCATTTTTTGTATTACGTTTTTTTAGAAGACTCGATCACAATCAATTTTTTAGTAATTGCGATCTACCAAATTTAATCATCTCTATCAcgataatttattaaaaaacgGTAATGTGATCTCACGTAACCAAAATGTTagatttcatattttttttagagGTGAGTCATCAATCACAGAGAGCCTCTTAAAGAGGTCAtccgtaaaaaaaaaaaccttttagAATGTTTCAACCGGGAAGGGTGATAGGATTTGGACCTTGATTCTAGCTATGGCCAAGCCATATGGTCAACTTATTATCTTATATGAGTCAAGTCCTTATCTCTTATCCCCCATTTCATGTCTAGCTTTTGAACCTCAAGCATTTGACAAGGTCTCAATCATGACATTATGCTTCATGAGATTGATAGAGAACAATCTAACCACAAACACAATTAGGTTTAGTGGTGTATTTCTCGTTCAAATGCAACCTTGTGTTATGGTTTGGTAGTTCATTCGTTGTGAGACTTAGGAGAAGCTAGGCATCGAGTTCATCTGAAAAGTTGTCCATGTTTGATCCCAGTAAGAAGGCTAAGTCCGAATAtagggcatgcaacacaaaaaTGGGATATAAAATGAAACTCATGATACATGTCGTAACCCTAATGGGAGGTTGAGATCAACCCACATGGGACAACCTCTCCAATTCTTTTATCCTTGTAGCTCAAAAAGTTCGTCGTTTGCTTCATTGAAAAGTATCGTGGTGCACAATTCTTTTATCCTTGTAGGCCTTCATTAGACGCTCAGTCATCTAAACTTACCCTTGACCCCAATTTTGATATCAACTAATATGactaaattaaaagaaatgaGGGGAATGGCCCAAAATGTTAAAAATAGCAGAGTGCAGAAAATTATAATCCAAAAAAGCAACACTATTGGGCATGGAAATCCACGTGGCAAATTAATCAACCGTCCACTTCCTTAACCTCAAAGTAACATAAACAACAAAATTTAGAAATGCAAAACATGCCCATACTTTTTTGCCTTTTTGGAACATCAAAAACCATAAAATGAAGCACAATGTTTAAAGAGCTTTTGTTCTATGAACGAGAGAAAGAAGAGGAGGCAGCATGCTTGAGAGGCATTTTGATAACCCCTCTTCCACCTCCACATTCTGACAAACCTTCTTCATCCAAAGATAAGGCATCCTCACTGCCTTTTAAAGCTCCATGAACAAACACGACCAACACGCCAACAAACATCGAAATTATAATGTTTTTAGTTGCATCCGTGATCAAAAGCAACGCTATGGTGATTAGCATCAAAACTACCATCACCAATTGGTCGTCGACTATGCTACCACGAACCACCCATGGTTCATCATGTAAGAAATATAAGTAAAGCCAAGCAAGGAATGAAATGATGAAAACAACCAATGAGATGGGTTGCCAAAGCAAACTTAGAAAGAGGATGAATAATATGATGAAAATGTAATTTGTCCAGAAGTACTCGGCATTGTTCTCAATTCTATTGATTAGCTGCAAAAAGGAGGAGGGAAAACTTAGATCTTGAGGCTGGATCATCTCCATCCATGGCCTTCGTTTGCCAAGGGCTGATGCGATGCGTTCTCTTGCCCGAGAAGTGTAATGTAGGTTTGATGAAGGGAGTGGCTCGGTCGGAATTGTTCCATAGGTCCCCATATTCCCTCTTCTTTGCCCGTTAAAGAGCAGGGGGGTGGGGGAAGGGGAAGAAATGCGAGAGGAGGGTGGGTGGAGAGAGAGGGAGGGGAATGAAAGGGCAATGAGAGGCTGCCATTTAAGGAAGAGGGAGGTTGAAGAGAACCATTTTTGGCAGAGCCTAAATACTTTGTTCTAAAAACAGAAATTATTACGTGTCAATAATGTTTGAGCTGTAAAAGTCATCAAACAAAACATATATGGAAGCTACAAATTAGAATTTCCCCCTAAGGAATAAGCCAGTCGCCAGACCTTCATATTGATTACCAAAGAACATGTCTAAATTAATCAACATTGTAAAATAACGAAGGTTTAATTACAAATTAGTCCTTGTGCTTTAAAAAAGTTAGAATTTAGTCATTGACAAAACCTCGTAAATAGTTCCTATGGTTTGATAAAATCCTCATGAGTAGTCCTAATATAGGGGCTATTTATAAACCATAGATACTAAATTCCAATTTAATCCAAACCATAGGGAGGAATTGCAAATTAACCTAGAATAGAAAAGAGAGGGTTAAGGAAAAGTCCAACAGAAATGTGTGTTCTTCTCTCTTAGAATTTAGCAATGGTTATATTCAGTGAAACATTAGGAATTACACCAAGTCCAAATCCAGAAACTAATAATCAGAAAGGCTTGTTTAGCCCTGTATTGTAACATCCCATCAGACCGAGAATTCAAATCAAGATTTGGAATCTCGATGCAACACCCAGTGACCCTAATATTCTCAAGCATCCTCTATGACTTGATTATGCTATCCACCTGCTTAAACTGCTTCTAAGAATGAAGATTATCCCAACATACTAACATGTGTCTTTTCAGTTTGCTTTATCTTACATGCTTCCTAAGAAAACTCCTACGAGATCACCCGACATATAGTTGCTCCAAGCTAAGAATGGTTAACTTTGGAGTTGTTATAATTGAGCAACCAAAAAAGATGACGCACCTTGTTAGCATACGTAGCAGCCATCAATTTTTTCAAGCCTTTCTTAATCATGTTGCCTTCGTAACCTTAGAATCTATCTCAATCATAGTCACTTATGTACCCCTCCTAAACTCGGATGTTACATGTGTTAGCATTCTGGAAGGCATTGCCACTCAGCCTATATTCttcttaaaaatcaaattgaGGTTCAAATCCCCATATCCCACTTCttgtacttttcttttttaaaaagtaacCCTCATATATTTTCCTGCTCACGCTTTAAAAGAGGATGAGGTAGATGATAAGATTCAACAATGAAAACAAGAAATATGAATTATTATTGATAATCGTACCAATTTCTTGAGCAAACAGCAAATGCTCGGTCATTAACTTTCTACAATATGTTTCCAGTATCATCATGGAAGAGAAGGGCGAGTGCTAAAGCTTTCACTTCGTGTGTGCAGGGACTTCTCCTCTCATTACCCTCCAAGGTCCAGTATAAAATTTTGGTTTCATTAATGGAACAGCTTCCCCGGGATGATCTTCCCAATACTTTTCCTGCACATTTTAGCAAGGATTCGGTTGATATAGGTAGCACAAATGTTGCTTTAGGGAATGTTTGGAAGTGATTTGAATTGCAAAAATCACTATTTTCATGTTTCAAAATCAATctaaaatgtattttaaatcattcgaaatCAAGACTAATGTAAAATCCAACATTAAATTGATGTTAAATGATCATAAGACATGTTTCAAAGTGCCTTTATCTTCCTAAAATGGTGATAAGACATGGTTCAAACaatatttcattttctttttttttttgataagaaaccaagcttcaaaaatcaaatatacattcttaataaattaaagaaaatacaaaatagAATAGTCCCACGAAAAGAGGAGTCCAATGAACTACAAGGAAgaacaacatttaaaaaattaaacaaaataataattaagagagagagagagagagagaatctTAACCACATGAGCCATAACAAACCATTAAGCCTAAGCACCTCTCACAACCCCTCCTCATATCTATAAACTTTACTATTATACCGTAACTCCGTCTCTAATTTAGTACCAATCCTTTtcgttttcaatgttttaaacatttttttaaagttaaattacaaatttgctCCCTATGGTTTGTGGAGAAAATTAGAGTTTAGTTCCTATAGTAAAGTTAGAATTTAGTCTTTATGGTTTGataaaacctcaaaatttatATTCCAACTTTCTTTTGAACCATGAAAACCAAATTTGCAACTTAACCCATTTTTGAGATGAACCTCCAACCTCAATCGAGTGAAAATATGTCGATTGATGTTCAACTAAGCTCGTTTTGGGATTTTAATACTTAACTTAAAATTCTTCTAATTGGGGGCATTATTCTGTCACAAATTAAAGAAGTgaacaaaatatgaaaaacaacCAATCTTTCTTCTATTTGAATCCGCTCAATTCATCAATCAAacagaataaaaaaaaaaaaacttcaattacATAAACATGCTCAAGTTAAACAACAAATAGAACGAGAAGGAACAGAAACGAAACAACAAAGAAACGACCTTATAGAGTTGCTCGGTAATGGCAGCGCCGACGACACCAGTGTAAAAAGCAGCAATATATATGGAAACCAAAGGCGTAAAGGATTTAGGTCGTCTATAGGGATCGATCATATCCCAGAGAAGCGTTTTTTCCCATTTGGTGTAGAGATAATCGGCGTACTTCCTCCATAAATAACTCGCCATTTTGGCGCAATTGGCGATTGAATCGTTcgaataaaatgatatttaaaggaAAACGGAAACAGTTGAAGAATTGGCGGTTACTGTCTTCAGTGGCGGAGGCGGCGGAGGAATCAGCAATGGAAAGGTTTGTTAAGAGGAGaagggagaaaaaaagaaagcccAATGAAGGATGAGAAATGGATCagctttcttcttcctcttcaagCTTTGGGCTTTCTCCTTTTCATACATAATGTCctgaaattaaatttattttcttgatATACATTTCTTATATTTCAAAGAAAATTATAACATTatcataattatttattatatataatttttaaaattaaatacaaactaTTTTCTTATTTACTTTGTATTGAATTTATTAtgtaatttattatttttttacttaTGCCCGTAactaatatataattttaaattatattcaaaattacatgtaaatattatcaaataaaatattttctaaaatggaaatactttattaattaaatttgaccATATAATTTCATCATCAATATTATTTTCGTCACCATGTAAAACATCATCAATTTTAATCCGACACCGGCTACAAATTTTTCATCGAATTCGATAGTTTCTTCAATCAATTTCAGAGCCTTCAAGTGAGCCCGATTTTGGTTGAAACGTCCTTCACCGTTTCCGTTCTTCACCGTTTTCGATTTTGTCCATcaatttctcaatttatttcgtCTTTTCATTCTCCTCAATCTTCCGATTAGTTGTCTTCATCAATTCCTTGTATTTTTTCCTCAGTCTATTACATTGTAGTTTACCTAGAACGTCTTTTTTTCCAGCACCTTTCGTATATTTTTTCGTAGCCTTTTTGTCTTTCCATTTCGTCTTAAAATTAGCTTTTTAATATCTTCCAGTCATGTTTTAATATGTTTATCATATATTTATTTCATGTCTAGcatattttctttgtttacAAAGTATTCTGGTCATGTTCGtcatattttgtttaattttttgatGTTCAGTTCATCTTCCTATCATGTGAAATCTTTTGTTTACTTAATTAAAATGAAGCTTAAGATACACGTTAAATATGGTCGTTGTGGACGTGTTCGCCATAACTGAAAGAGATATAAGTTTTCCTTATTAAattagttttttcttcttattattagacTTTTAGTATATTGTTTCagatttttatttgaaatattcatatttcattttttagttcaattattttattttcatatttttttcataaatttctaCCAGTACTGATCAAAGTTGCtcgatttattatatttaatatactaCCTTCATAcataatttattgtttattacatataatatgaatatttgaaataaagtacataaactaatttaacaaattgaaaacactgtaaaatatataatatattatttcatatatactattCATAAACCAATTTAACATATCCTCCGCATTCAACCACTTTTTCATACAATTCCATGGATCTTCAATTCTTTCATCAAAGTTCCTACGTCACAAACATATACAGTTTTTCTCAACATTACACATACCAGAGAACAACTAATGTTTTAATGGTATATATTACATATACTCATCATGATTTTTTTCTCATCCACATTGCTGTAAACATAAACAACTTTCATTCATAATCACTATTGTTTCAAACATAACGTATTATTTACTATATAAGatatgaatattttaaataaaatacagAAACAAATTGATATAAGAACCTTTCGTTCATAAAATATATACcgtattattaaatatatactataattacgtgaaatatatgaaaaacagtgcaaaaagaaagaaagaatgattgataggaaataatttttttagcaaaattaccaaaagaaaaataattaagaaataattttgattataatattaacATAATATAATCACTTGCCATATTTACATagatatctaataaatcacctaccataatataattaattagttacCATACTTCATGCCTATAATGTCTCtgcatatttattttttattatttatttcttatttttaatgGAAATAGGTAATAAGATAAATTGAATtatatatttgtgaaattttatAGTCATTTAAGATTTTTCTGAAATTTCTTAGTGAAAAAGGCTCCTGATACATCAATTTAGGCTATTCTAGTTGAAACCCCCTCGATTTTATTCCTAAAgtgtttaaaatttgaaaaaaattattttcaatttcataatttttctttctttttcttttttttaaactaaCATCAAACAAGTTTGGATTCTTACTACATGTTGGGCAGATTTTAGAAGTATATGTATGCACATAAACTTACATAACTAATTTGGTCAGCATAAGGATACTAAGTTTGAAATAAAAAGCAACTTAGgacaattaaaaaataaaaatttgaaaacaagtcattaaaaaaaaacacaaggCATTTGGTTTATGATTATATAATGTAAGGCATTTGGTTTATGATTATATAATGTAAGTTGATAAATATCGGGGTACTAATCCAACTCTACCAAATTGCCAAACATCCCCTTATCGTTTTCTAATGTgtttagataaaaaaaatatttaataaaccATAAAACTAATTATAATTAATCATATAAACTATTATCAATGGATGAAAATTTTATACTCATACACATAAAATACTATATTTATTaacacttttttatatttttgaaaatatgaataggtaaaaaaaacaaaaaattagagCCTAATTAATCTTTAACCAAAAATATAATACACATAATAATTACTTAAAAAATCAGTTGTCATTCCTATAATGGAAGGGACAAAATTTTAGGGAAAACAAAAACAGTAAACCTCACAACCAAGCTCTAGTAGTAGAGAAAGTAATGGAGATTTTATCTTTAACTTTCAAGCAGCAGCATCAGAAGGAAGGGTAGTTTGAATGTTTGAAGGCATAAGAATGTTAAAACCATCAGCAGCAGTAGAAACAATCATCCCTGGAATTTGAGCATGCCAGTGTAATTCTTTCAAGTCATTTTGCCCCTGAAGAGTGTGCAGATAGAAAAATCCGTGAGATGATTGCGATATAAAACTGTTTCAATCAAGAATATTAGAAAGATGGCGGTTGCAAAAGTGTACCTGATGAACAAATAGAAGTTGGGGAGGTAAATCTTCGGGTGCATTTACTTGTTCTTGGGTTTTGGCTTTGAActctgcttcttcttcttcatcctttTCCAAAGAGAGGTCCCATATTCTGGTAGAAATGGGAAAAAGTTgagaagaagaataataatttgaatttagtAACAAAAGATTCATAGTTTATCGCTGCTGTGACTTACGTCAACTGGTTGTCGGCTGATGACACTGCCAGTGTTGAGGCTTCATGTGGACTCCACTCTATCGACGTGATGGGTTGTTTGTGGTATTCAAAATGCGCTACTACAGAATCTCCTTCCTGCCAATTAAAGAAGAGGATGACTACTACTACAAAAGGGGGAACATATGCTTGTAAGGTGCTCTTATATTTAAGCTTCGTTCGAGTTCAACACTAACAGAGTTACCTTGAGTAATCGGAGATCGTGAATAGAAAATGTTCCATCATCACTTCCAGATGCCAACATACAGCTTGCAAGTCTAATGGCATAATATAATTGCATAAGccgtattataaaaaaaatatgaaacaaAGATAGAGAAGATATTAAACTGTTTAAATCTACCTGTTCCATGAAATAACATTCACATCAGCATTGTGTGCCTTAAAAGAGGCTGCAGGAGACTTCCCTGAACGAACATCCCATATTGCGATATTCCCATCCGCAGAACAGGAGGAAAATACATGAGGTTCTGTAGGACTCCACTGcacaaattcaaattcaaaagttgtcagaattttcttttgtttgaaGGAAATGTGATGTTTAGACTTTGAAGTATACCTGCAGATCTTCGACACTTGCAGAATGTCCAACAAATGGAGCAGTATCAACATTCCACGAAGTGGCAGATGAAGGCTCCCACAAATGAATAAAATTTTTACAGTCCCCTTACAAAAATGACAGCAAGTCAGTATAAAACAGCCATTGAAAGTCATCAAGATTACTAGTTCCAATGGTAAGAGAGTCAATCCATACCAGACAAAAGCCTTCCAGGAACAAGTGGACTCCAGTCTAAAGCATAACCTTCATCCTTATGCTTGAACAAAAATAATGGAGCCTGATTAAAAACTGAAGAATCTCCCGGGCTAACTGTAGGTTCTGATCCTGCTAAAGTATTGAGATGAGAGCTGAAGTCCCAAATCTGCATAACAAAAGAAATACACACTATGAACTATGTAAAGGCTAAGAAGCTGAAATACCTATTTTAACCTTAcacataacaaataaataaatacacgTGTGCATGCACACACACACTTTTTTATTCAGTCCAGAAACATGGGAATTCTGCATAAAATATAATGAAGTAGAATTGACCCTTCCCcgcaaaaataaaaacaaactcAAGGGTACATGTAGTCTACCTTGAAGACTTGAAGTATCTCACAACACAAGGACAAGCTCAAGAATTAGAGTCTATAAATCAAGTCTAACCTGAACATGGCCACCATCAGCCCAAGATGCACATATATGAGGATTTTGTTGCATGGCACGTATACGATTTACACATCCTTCATGAGCTACCTTGCGCAGCTGTTGATGAAAGTGTATATATACAAACACATTAAAATCAAGGTAAGATACATTATCCGTGAAGCAATGAAAAATACACATTAATTTAGCATCATAATACCTGCCATACTGGTAACTTATATCCACCATTTTCCTCACCTTCGTCATCCTCATCACTGTCACTGCTATCGGAGTCCATGTCAGTGTCATCTGTCACTGGTTTACTGGGCAATAGTTCACGTCTCTTTCCAGAAATATTAGATATCTTATAAATTCCAATGGAATTCCAGGAAGCTTTCTCTGCCTGCAATACAAAGACAAAAATATCTTGAAATATTGGCttaaattgaaatgaaaaagTCATAAATGCAATAAAAACAAGAAAATCTAATAATAGAAACTATAGATCCCTTTTTCCTAATGTGGAGGATTCTTATTTCGTTCCTCCAAAAAGGATTATGCCAAGGAAACAATTAACTGGCAAAATATTTAGCTTAACTAATTTATTCTCCAATAAGATCACCAAATAACATTTTCAAAGGCTTTTGA
The sequence above is drawn from the Cucumis melo cultivar AY chromosome 2, USDA_Cmelo_AY_1.0, whole genome shotgun sequence genome and encodes:
- the LOC103492314 gene encoding cytidine deaminase 1-like produces the protein MDGPRFVIEASEAETLAKQSALTIPLLLPTLVKSAQSLARPPISKYHVGAVGLGSSGRVFFGVNLEFPGLPLHQSVHAEQFLVTNLALNAESHLNYLAVSAAPCGHCRQFLQEVRSAAEIKILVSDSGSDSKPNDYVPLPQFLPHRFGPYDLLAKDVPLLLEPRFNGLSLPNESAGNNKLCNGNHGENLEKLKRAALDAANMSHAPYSKCPSGVALMDDNGRIYNGPYMESAAYNPSMGPVQAAIVAYIAGGGAGYERIVAAVLVEKDGVEVKQERAARLLLETISPECEFTVVHCIAAV
- the LOC103492315 gene encoding PRA1 family protein C, with protein sequence MGTYGTIPTEPLPSSNLHYTSRARERIASALGKRRPWMEMIQPQDLSFPSSFLQLINRIENNAEYFWTNYIFIILFILFLSLLWQPISLVVFIISFLAWLYLYFLHDEPWVVRGSIVDDQLVMVVLMLITIALLLITDATKNIIISMFVGVLVVFVHGALKGSEDALSLDEEGLSECGGGRGVIKMPLKHAASSSFSRS
- the LOC103492316 gene encoding uncharacterized protein At4g29660; the protein is MASYLWRKYADYLYTKWEKTLLWDMIDPYRRPKSFTPLVSIYIAAFYTGVVGAAITEQLYKEKYWEDHPGEAVPLMKPKFYTGPWRVMRGEVPAHTK
- the LOC103492317 gene encoding protein HEAT STRESS TOLERANT DWD 1, which translates into the protein MVRSIKNRKKAKRKSKVSRNGVAASSSSMPSVPAKVWRPGVDKLEEGEELQCDPTAYNSLHAFNISWPSLSFDIVRDTLGLVRTEFPHTIYFVAGTQAEKASWNSIGIYKISNISGKRRELLPSKPVTDDTDMDSDSSDSDEDDEGEENGGYKLPVWQLRKVAHEGCVNRIRAMQQNPHICASWADGGHVQIWDFSSHLNTLAGSEPTVSPGDSSVFNQAPLFLFKHKDEGYALDWSPLVPGRLLSGDCKNFIHLWEPSSATSWNVDTAPFVGHSASVEDLQWSPTEPHVFSSCSADGNIAIWDVRSGKSPAASFKAHNADVNVISWNRLASCMLASGSDDGTFSIHDLRLLKEGDSVVAHFEYHKQPITSIEWSPHEASTLAVSSADNQLTIWDLSLEKDEEEEAEFKAKTQEQVNAPEDLPPQLLFVHQGQNDLKELHWHAQIPGMIVSTAADGFNILMPSNIQTTLPSDAAA